Proteins encoded in a region of the Streptomyces sp. NBC_00258 genome:
- a CDS encoding type 1 glutamine amidotransferase gives MRALVLQHDHVTEPGLVGARLMERGYDLTVLTVVPEHRHQAPDVTFDFPEADGWDLVVSLGAPWSVYDETAVGSWIGGELALLRKAHHLGIPVLGVCFGAQALTTALGGSVEASPRPEIGWVEVDTDDPSLVGTGPWFQWHYDRCVAPPGAVEVARNAVCVQAFRVGRSLGVQFHPEVTTGIVRGWLDLGGAEQCVEHGVDPGELLAQCRELEMTARANARRLVDAFLDRVAASAD, from the coding sequence GTGCGCGCACTCGTCCTTCAGCACGACCATGTGACGGAACCCGGGCTGGTCGGGGCCAGGCTCATGGAACGCGGATACGACCTCACCGTCCTGACCGTCGTACCCGAGCACCGCCACCAGGCTCCGGACGTGACGTTCGACTTCCCCGAGGCCGACGGCTGGGACCTGGTCGTGTCACTCGGCGCCCCGTGGTCTGTGTACGACGAGACCGCAGTCGGCAGCTGGATCGGTGGTGAGCTGGCACTGCTGCGCAAGGCCCACCACCTCGGCATCCCGGTCCTCGGCGTCTGCTTCGGCGCCCAGGCGCTGACCACGGCGCTCGGAGGTTCGGTCGAGGCGTCGCCGCGCCCCGAGATCGGCTGGGTCGAGGTCGACACGGACGATCCTTCCCTGGTGGGGACCGGCCCCTGGTTCCAGTGGCACTACGACCGCTGCGTCGCGCCGCCCGGAGCCGTGGAGGTGGCCCGCAACGCCGTGTGCGTGCAGGCGTTCCGGGTCGGCCGCAGCCTGGGGGTGCAGTTCCACCCGGAGGTCACCACGGGGATAGTGCGTGGCTGGCTCGACCTCGGCGGCGCGGAGCAGTGCGTAGAGCACGGCGTGGACCCCGGCGAACTGCTCGCTCAGTGCCGGGAGTTGGAGATGACGGCGCGGGCAAACGCCCGCCGTCTGGTCGACGCGTTCCTGGACCGGGTGGCCGCCTCGGCCGACTGA
- a CDS encoding MarR family winged helix-turn-helix transcriptional regulator, whose protein sequence is MPGHRSITEAEKLAAAKLGGAPIHREQMAVVANIYRAASAVRQHLENSVLRGADLTWTAFVVLWVVWIWGESETRHIAEEAGISKGTLTGVSRTLEGRGLLKRTGHPSDGRLVLLSLTEEGEALMQRLFPEFNQEEAFVASRLSDEECRDVAEGLRQVVRQVEEHGEERRLTLLDGAKPTQRRSGRRAKG, encoded by the coding sequence GTGCCCGGCCACCGGTCCATCACCGAAGCGGAGAAGCTGGCAGCGGCGAAGCTCGGGGGGGCACCGATCCACCGCGAGCAGATGGCGGTGGTCGCCAACATCTACCGCGCCGCGTCGGCCGTCCGTCAGCACCTGGAGAACTCGGTGCTGCGCGGCGCCGATCTGACCTGGACGGCGTTCGTCGTGCTGTGGGTGGTGTGGATCTGGGGCGAGTCGGAGACCCGGCACATCGCGGAGGAGGCGGGGATCTCCAAGGGGACGCTCACCGGGGTGTCGCGGACGCTGGAGGGGCGGGGGCTGCTCAAGAGGACCGGTCACCCCTCCGACGGCAGGCTGGTGCTGCTGAGTCTCACCGAGGAGGGCGAGGCGCTGATGCAGCGGCTGTTCCCGGAGTTCAACCAGGAGGAGGCGTTCGTCGCCTCACGCCTCAGTGACGAGGAGTGCCGGGACGTCGCGGAAGGGCTGCGCCAGGTCGTGCGGCAGGTCGAGGAGCATGGTGAGGAGCGTCGCCTGACCCTCCTCGACGGCGCCAAGCCGACACAGCGCCGCAGCGGGCGGCGCGCGAAGGGCTGA
- a CDS encoding TetR/AcrR family transcriptional regulator, protein MTESAETPDGRKPRRRMNYGEGREALLNAAVRVVAQGGLRRLTYRAVAQEAGTTHGLVVHHFGSRDALIEEALAHAIRTSLNTSALEPGTGKVADFSVGVSDMVTADPDIQAFQYELLLESRRRPELLPHLRALYDEYFDASGRELARMLPDGAGRPLTRLVFAALDGLVLHQLVFGEPETTDAAIEELRALLRLLVDAGHGTPEGDV, encoded by the coding sequence ATGACCGAATCCGCCGAGACTCCTGATGGCCGCAAGCCGCGTCGGCGCATGAACTACGGGGAGGGCCGGGAGGCTCTGCTCAACGCCGCCGTACGGGTCGTGGCGCAGGGCGGACTGCGCAGGCTCACCTACCGGGCGGTCGCGCAGGAGGCGGGGACCACCCACGGCCTTGTGGTCCACCATTTCGGTTCCCGTGACGCGCTGATCGAGGAGGCGCTCGCACACGCGATCCGCACCTCGCTGAACACCAGCGCCCTGGAACCGGGCACCGGCAAGGTCGCGGACTTCTCGGTGGGGGTGTCCGACATGGTCACCGCTGATCCGGACATACAGGCCTTCCAGTACGAGCTGCTGCTGGAGTCCCGGCGTCGCCCCGAACTGCTGCCGCACCTGCGCGCGCTGTACGACGAGTACTTCGACGCCAGCGGGCGCGAGCTGGCCCGCATGCTGCCCGACGGTGCCGGCCGTCCGCTGACCCGGCTCGTCTTCGCGGCCCTGGACGGTCTCGTGCTGCACCAGCTCGTCTTCGGCGAGCCCGAGACCACCGATGCCGCGATCGAGGAGCTGCGCGCCCTGCTTCGGCTGCTCGTCGACGCCGGGCACGGCACTCCGGAAGGCGACGTCTGA
- a CDS encoding helix-turn-helix transcriptional regulator — translation MVSHHQLAAATRIGMLTRERDTASACTQALHELRRALPLDAATMLAIDPITGAHLQIAGIGYTPTTSESLAAEFVSTPWYANVVRQTLPPSITEDAEDAASVGQRFRNGWFYAERVRPAGFRDALTGALRHHGRLVGLVNVSIEGSGTYDTEARHLLASILPALGALADPTAHTGDLPDLPAAAGANLVTAEGVIDLPGRHPAEVLADTEFRRLVSAFAESGGHRLRVLWPVGQGWNRVMLRRCTTGSPIARRAVLVSETPTQLPYGLSPRELEVLTRAARGQTNQAVAQALFLSPRTVHSHIEHLLRKTGCASRAEATALAVRDGVLRPTPQDVEHFVERLPAD, via the coding sequence ATGGTCAGCCACCATCAGCTCGCGGCAGCGACCCGCATCGGAATGCTCACCCGCGAACGCGACACCGCCTCGGCCTGCACCCAGGCGCTGCACGAACTCCGCCGCGCCCTGCCCCTCGACGCCGCCACTATGCTCGCGATCGATCCGATCACCGGAGCACACCTGCAGATCGCGGGCATCGGCTACACCCCCACGACGTCCGAGTCACTGGCCGCCGAGTTCGTCTCCACCCCGTGGTACGCCAATGTCGTACGGCAGACACTCCCGCCGTCCATCACCGAGGACGCCGAGGACGCGGCGTCCGTCGGGCAGCGGTTCCGCAACGGCTGGTTCTACGCCGAGCGGGTTCGGCCGGCCGGGTTCCGTGACGCGCTCACCGGCGCCCTGCGCCACCACGGCCGTCTGGTCGGCCTGGTCAACGTGTCCATCGAGGGATCGGGTACGTACGACACGGAGGCGCGGCACCTGCTCGCCTCGATCCTGCCCGCGCTGGGCGCCCTCGCCGACCCCACGGCCCACACCGGTGACCTGCCCGACCTTCCGGCAGCCGCGGGAGCGAACCTCGTCACGGCCGAGGGCGTCATCGACCTTCCGGGCCGGCACCCTGCCGAAGTGCTGGCCGACACCGAATTCCGCCGTCTGGTAAGCGCGTTCGCCGAATCGGGGGGCCATCGACTGCGGGTCCTGTGGCCGGTCGGCCAAGGCTGGAACCGTGTGATGCTGCGCCGGTGCACGACGGGATCGCCGATCGCACGAAGGGCGGTCCTCGTGTCCGAGACGCCCACGCAACTGCCGTACGGCCTGAGTCCGCGCGAACTGGAAGTGCTCACACGGGCCGCCAGGGGCCAGACCAACCAGGCCGTCGCACAGGCGCTGTTCCTGTCCCCGCGGACGGTTCACAGCCACATCGAGCACCTGCTCCGCAAGACGGGCTGTGCCTCACGGGCCGAAGCCACAGCCCTCGCCGTACGCGATGGTGTGCTGAGGCCCACCCCTCAGGACGTGGAGCACTTCGTCGAGCGGTTGCCCGCCGACTGA
- a CDS encoding sugar ABC transporter substrate-binding protein gives MTRSPYPSPASRRQFLALSGGVLAAGALAAAGCSAPDDGASTADPAGASAGSRTLTRIGLDYPFTQLPLYSTLVKLSTAAAKKHDVSLLTTSDASNPDTQATNLTTWVTQKIPAIVSFPMVFEATEAIAKRALDAGLIWVTYGGSLEHQSADIQFSFLEGGTLLGEAAAKWANEQLGGKGKVAFLTDSTIQLGRERTKGMIDAFTKNAPGVDVVAREQAIDPDTGLSKSRAVLAKHPDLNLILGVTDAAAYGGFKALQQTGRKATDAKTFVGGQDGAAPSLLAIKQGTFYRASAALAPKDIANAVVDVPLAVAAEKANPSVQVPITLVGRGDTARIDDLLAQNS, from the coding sequence ATGACCAGATCCCCGTACCCCTCCCCGGCCTCGCGTCGGCAGTTCCTGGCTCTCTCCGGTGGTGTTCTCGCCGCCGGCGCGTTGGCCGCCGCGGGCTGCTCCGCCCCGGACGACGGCGCGAGCACGGCCGACCCGGCCGGCGCGTCGGCGGGGTCGAGGACCCTCACCAGGATCGGCCTGGACTATCCCTTCACTCAGCTCCCGCTCTACTCGACGCTCGTGAAACTCTCCACGGCCGCCGCGAAGAAGCACGACGTCTCCCTGCTGACCACGAGCGACGCGAGCAACCCCGACACTCAGGCCACCAACCTCACCACGTGGGTCACTCAGAAGATCCCGGCCATCGTGTCGTTCCCGATGGTTTTCGAGGCCACCGAGGCGATTGCCAAGAGGGCGTTGGACGCGGGGCTGATCTGGGTGACGTACGGCGGATCGCTGGAACACCAGAGCGCGGACATCCAGTTCAGCTTCCTCGAGGGCGGCACACTGCTCGGGGAGGCCGCCGCGAAGTGGGCCAACGAGCAGCTCGGCGGAAAGGGCAAGGTCGCCTTCCTCACCGACAGCACGATCCAGCTCGGCCGCGAGCGGACCAAGGGCATGATCGACGCCTTCACCAAGAACGCGCCCGGCGTCGACGTGGTTGCCCGGGAGCAGGCCATCGACCCCGACACCGGACTGTCGAAGTCCCGCGCCGTCCTTGCCAAGCATCCCGACCTCAATCTCATTCTCGGAGTCACGGACGCCGCCGCGTACGGCGGCTTCAAGGCGCTGCAGCAGACGGGCCGGAAGGCGACCGACGCGAAGACGTTCGTCGGCGGGCAGGACGGCGCCGCCCCCTCCCTCCTCGCCATCAAGCAGGGCACGTTCTACCGTGCCTCGGCCGCACTGGCCCCGAAGGACATCGCGAACGCCGTCGTCGACGTGCCCCTCGCGGTGGCAGCGGAAAAGGCGAATCCCAGTGTCCAGGTGCCGATCACGCTCGTCGGGCGCGGCGACACCGCGAGGATCGACGACCTGCTCGCGCAGAACTCCTAG
- a CDS encoding sugar ABC transporter ATP-binding protein, whose translation MTEPNLRIRGLSKSFGGVRALDGVDLTVPAGQVHALLGHNGAGKSTLIKCLGGAFPPDAGTIEVGGISHTRLSPRESIAAGVAIIFQSLSVVDSLTVAENIFLGQEWTRYGTVHRRAQEEVAAGLLERVAASCSPRDRVAELPMGQRQLVEIAKALSRSASVLVLDEPTAALSGAETGALAERVEDLRTQGLAIVYVTHLLAEVERLADAVTVLRDGRVAHHSTVSGYTRSELVDVIAGRPEPVARGTAEDKTADNLKATGGDVAGTATGTPAVPRARGLTADGLRGPGFGPVEIGVGEGEIVGLYGLIGSGRTRILETLFGGRRASGGTVRVGERVVRPARPADALAAGIALVPADRRRQGLFPVLSAQDNALLPTIRPLARYGLRALGAERRVFDAMSQAVGLRPARPRLPAAAFSGGNQQKLVLGRWINEARSVDVLLLDEPTQGVDVGARQEIYQIVSALAEQRGTAVLFASSDPEEVVALAHRCLIVSAGRIVGELNGAELTETALLSAVHDADDTASTTSEGAA comes from the coding sequence ATGACGGAACCAAATCTCCGGATACGCGGGCTGAGCAAGTCCTTCGGCGGCGTCAGGGCCTTGGACGGCGTGGATCTCACCGTCCCGGCCGGTCAGGTGCACGCTCTCCTCGGCCACAACGGCGCCGGCAAGTCCACCTTGATCAAGTGCCTGGGCGGCGCCTTTCCGCCGGACGCGGGCACGATCGAAGTGGGCGGGATCTCCCATACGCGTCTGAGTCCGCGCGAGTCGATCGCCGCGGGCGTGGCGATCATCTTCCAGTCGCTCAGCGTCGTCGACTCCCTGACGGTGGCCGAGAACATCTTCCTCGGCCAGGAGTGGACCCGGTACGGCACCGTTCACCGCCGCGCCCAGGAGGAAGTGGCGGCCGGTCTGCTGGAGCGGGTCGCGGCGAGCTGTTCGCCGCGTGACCGGGTGGCTGAACTGCCCATGGGGCAACGGCAGTTGGTGGAGATCGCCAAGGCCCTCAGCCGCAGTGCCTCGGTGCTGGTCCTGGACGAACCCACCGCCGCCCTGTCCGGGGCCGAGACCGGCGCCCTGGCCGAACGGGTCGAGGACCTGCGCACCCAGGGTCTGGCCATCGTCTACGTCACCCATCTCCTCGCCGAGGTGGAACGGCTGGCGGACGCTGTGACGGTGTTGCGTGACGGCAGGGTCGCCCACCACTCGACAGTGTCGGGGTACACACGCAGTGAGTTGGTCGACGTCATCGCCGGTCGACCGGAACCCGTTGCGCGCGGCACGGCAGAAGACAAGACGGCCGACAACCTCAAGGCGACCGGCGGCGACGTGGCTGGGACCGCCACCGGCACCCCCGCAGTCCCGCGAGCCCGCGGGCTCACCGCGGACGGGCTCCGTGGCCCCGGGTTCGGTCCCGTCGAGATCGGCGTCGGCGAGGGCGAGATCGTCGGACTGTACGGGCTGATCGGCTCAGGTCGCACGCGCATCCTGGAGACCCTCTTCGGCGGGCGCCGGGCCTCGGGCGGAACGGTGCGGGTGGGGGAGCGGGTCGTCAGGCCGGCACGTCCCGCGGACGCGCTGGCCGCGGGGATCGCCCTCGTACCGGCGGACCGGCGCAGACAGGGTCTGTTCCCTGTCCTGAGCGCTCAGGACAACGCGCTCCTGCCGACGATCCGTCCGCTCGCCCGGTACGGGCTACGCGCGCTGGGCGCCGAACGGCGGGTCTTCGACGCGATGTCCCAGGCGGTCGGGCTGCGCCCCGCCCGGCCGCGACTGCCGGCGGCCGCCTTCTCCGGCGGCAACCAGCAGAAGCTCGTCCTGGGCCGGTGGATCAACGAGGCTCGCAGCGTCGACGTCCTGCTCCTCGACGAGCCCACCCAGGGTGTCGACGTCGGCGCCCGGCAGGAGATCTATCAGATCGTCTCGGCGCTCGCCGAACAGCGGGGTACGGCCGTGCTGTTCGCCTCCAGCGACCCGGAGGAGGTCGTCGCGCTCGCCCACCGCTGCCTGATCGTCTCCGCAGGCCGCATCGTGGGCGAACTGAACGGCGCCGAACTCACCGAAACCGCCCTGCTGTCGGCCGTCCACGACGCCGACGACACCGCCTCCACGACCTCGGAAGGAGCGGCATGA
- a CDS encoding APC family permease, with the protein MDSQTAVANQTAPDASTAGKLKPNSLGVMGILFFVLSAQAPLTGVAGAVPIAVAVGNGAGAPAAYLAAGVIVLLFSVGFVAMGRHVVDAGAFYTYIGKGLGRYLGTGSAGIALFAYCAIQAAMYGLYGATVSSLLEHYTGADVPWWVCAVVTMAIVQVLGAVGIEMGAKVLAVFVLAEFSILAVFALVTLFKGGGPEGLGVTQSFSPGAALDGAPGVALMFAVASMIGFEATAIYGEEAREPRKTVPRATYLAVALVTGFFAFASWMLISSYGASKATDAAGKALEGGDSTAFVFAPIADLFGTWVNDVLPILLATSLFAGILAFHNSANRYLFSLSRDGLLPRRLSTLNRRHSPAVAGWVQTAIAVVLVVPFALAGKDPVLALFSWGSGVAVLGIMLLYLLTSLSVVVFFRRERLDTRPWNTLIAPALGALGMAGAIWLIMENFTTLIGGEQSTAIWLELTVPAVLVAGVVTARLTRGRAAADG; encoded by the coding sequence GTGGACAGTCAGACGGCGGTTGCGAACCAGACCGCGCCCGACGCCTCCACCGCAGGCAAGCTCAAGCCCAACTCGCTCGGCGTCATGGGCATCCTCTTCTTCGTCCTCTCCGCGCAGGCGCCGCTCACCGGGGTCGCGGGCGCGGTGCCCATCGCCGTGGCCGTCGGCAACGGCGCCGGTGCTCCCGCCGCCTATCTGGCGGCCGGCGTGATCGTCCTGCTGTTCTCGGTCGGCTTCGTGGCCATGGGCCGGCACGTCGTGGACGCCGGCGCCTTCTACACGTACATCGGCAAGGGCCTCGGCCGGTACCTCGGGACGGGCAGCGCGGGGATCGCGCTGTTCGCCTACTGTGCGATCCAGGCCGCCATGTACGGCCTGTACGGCGCCACCGTGAGCAGTCTGCTGGAGCACTACACGGGTGCGGACGTGCCCTGGTGGGTGTGTGCCGTGGTCACCATGGCGATCGTCCAGGTGCTGGGCGCCGTGGGCATCGAGATGGGCGCGAAGGTGCTGGCGGTCTTCGTGCTGGCGGAGTTCAGCATTCTGGCGGTCTTCGCGCTGGTCACCCTCTTCAAGGGTGGTGGGCCCGAAGGGCTCGGTGTCACTCAGTCGTTCTCGCCGGGTGCGGCCCTGGACGGGGCGCCGGGTGTGGCGCTGATGTTCGCCGTGGCGTCGATGATCGGCTTCGAGGCCACCGCGATCTACGGCGAGGAGGCGCGCGAACCGCGCAAGACAGTGCCGCGGGCCACGTATCTGGCTGTCGCCCTCGTCACCGGCTTCTTCGCGTTCGCCTCCTGGATGCTGATCTCCTCGTACGGTGCCTCGAAGGCCACCGACGCCGCGGGCAAGGCTCTGGAGGGCGGCGACTCGACGGCCTTTGTCTTCGCGCCGATCGCCGACCTGTTCGGCACCTGGGTGAACGACGTCCTGCCCATCCTGCTGGCCACCTCCCTGTTCGCCGGCATTCTCGCCTTCCACAACTCCGCCAACCGCTACCTGTTCTCGCTCAGCCGTGACGGGCTGCTGCCCCGCAGGCTGTCGACGCTCAACCGCCGGCACTCGCCCGCCGTGGCCGGCTGGGTTCAGACGGCCATCGCGGTCGTTCTGGTCGTCCCCTTCGCGCTGGCCGGCAAGGACCCGGTCCTCGCCCTGTTCTCCTGGGGCAGCGGAGTGGCCGTCCTGGGAATCATGCTGCTGTACCTGCTCACCTCGCTCTCCGTGGTCGTCTTCTTCCGCCGGGAGCGGCTGGACACCAGGCCTTGGAACACGCTGATCGCGCCGGCCCTGGGTGCGCTCGGCATGGCCGGGGCGATCTGGCTGATCATGGAGAACTTCACCACGCTCATCGGCGGCGAGCAGAGCACCGCCATCTGGCTGGAGCTGACTGTCCCGGCGGTCCTCGTCGCGGGAGTGGTGACGGCACGGCTGACCCGTGGCAGGGCGGCGGCCGACGGCTGA
- a CDS encoding ABC transporter permease: protein MTTATTAPTNRLTPGPRALAGGGLNSVRRNPLLVVLALMVLVFQLTTGSFLDPGNLRGIAIDAATLAIVAVPLALLVISGYLDLSVGSTLAVGGLVAGWLAGQQHQSPVVAVLGALAVGAAVGAVNGILCCYLGLSAFIVTLGMLTAVRGLAQQLFPLPLSSFGSGFAWLGGSRIAGIDAPVVIAALVLVAGALFLALTPAGRHVFAIGVNREAAYLSGINIRRTPFALFVVTGVAAALAGAIKASVLDSVVAGTSGAGFELTVLTAVLLGGVALTGGTGSVFGVLLGVLFLGCLQNGLTLLSVPTFWQQMAQGTALVAGAALAYFGPRLTR, encoded by the coding sequence ATGACCACCGCGACCACGGCCCCGACCAACCGCCTGACACCGGGCCCGCGCGCCCTGGCCGGAGGCGGCCTGAACTCGGTGCGGCGCAATCCCCTGCTCGTCGTCCTCGCCCTCATGGTGCTGGTCTTCCAGCTGACGACCGGCAGTTTCCTCGACCCCGGCAACCTGCGCGGGATCGCCATCGACGCGGCCACCCTCGCCATTGTGGCCGTGCCATTGGCCTTGTTGGTCATCAGCGGCTACCTCGACCTCTCGGTCGGCTCCACGCTCGCCGTCGGCGGACTCGTGGCCGGCTGGCTCGCCGGACAGCAGCACCAGTCGCCCGTCGTCGCCGTGCTCGGCGCGCTGGCCGTGGGTGCGGCGGTGGGCGCTGTGAACGGCATCCTGTGCTGCTATCTGGGGTTGTCCGCCTTCATCGTGACGCTGGGCATGCTGACAGCGGTGCGCGGACTGGCACAGCAGCTCTTCCCACTGCCGCTGAGCAGCTTCGGGTCCGGGTTCGCCTGGCTCGGCGGATCGCGGATCGCCGGGATCGACGCGCCGGTCGTCATCGCCGCGCTCGTCCTCGTGGCGGGCGCGCTGTTCCTGGCGCTCACCCCGGCCGGGCGGCACGTCTTCGCCATCGGCGTCAACCGGGAGGCCGCGTACCTCTCCGGCATCAACATCCGCCGGACGCCCTTCGCGCTGTTCGTCGTCACGGGCGTGGCGGCGGCCCTTGCCGGGGCGATCAAGGCGTCGGTGCTGGACAGCGTGGTCGCCGGGACCTCGGGCGCGGGTTTCGAACTGACCGTACTCACCGCCGTACTACTGGGTGGCGTCGCGCTCACCGGTGGCACTGGTTCCGTCTTCGGTGTCCTGCTCGGCGTGCTCTTCCTGGGTTGTCTGCAGAACGGACTGACACTGCTGAGCGTGCCGACGTTCTGGCAGCAGATGGCCCAGGGCACCGCCCTGGTGGCAGGCGCGGCACTCGCCTACTTCGGCCCGCGGCTGACGCGGTGA
- a CDS encoding aldehyde dehydrogenase, producing the protein MLDVTHEEWQRRAKSLDLSGAHHIDGADEGGGGAVFAAVSPRDGQVLTRVADGGTAEVDAAVAAARRAFDTGPWPRLAPAERGRALLRMAEVLQERREELALTVSLEMGKPITDAYEIELRALINTFRWYGQLADKLTDESPHTAPDCLALITREPAGVVGAVVPWNFPLTLAGWKVAPALAAGCTVVLKPSENSPLSALLLGRIATEAGLPPGVLNVVNGNGPVAGRALGLHPGVDVLAFTGSTAVGRHFLRYAADSNLKRVWLELGGKSPNIILPDAPDLEKAAATAAWGIFFNQGEMCTAPSRLLVHSSIAERVTETIVRRARELRIGDPLDPATEMGALVGEDHLGRVQDHIGTGLAEGARLLTGGSRTLADTGGSYLEPTVFDHVDPGMRLAREEIFGPVLSVLAFDDLDEAVRLANATEYGLAAGLWTSDLSTAHKVSRALRAGTVWVNCYEEGDLTVPFGGMKQSGNGRDKSAHALEKYTELKTTWIQL; encoded by the coding sequence ATGCTGGACGTCACCCACGAGGAGTGGCAGCGCCGCGCCAAGTCCCTGGACCTGTCCGGCGCCCATCACATCGACGGCGCCGACGAGGGCGGTGGCGGCGCGGTCTTCGCCGCCGTCTCGCCCCGTGACGGCCAGGTGCTGACCCGGGTCGCCGACGGGGGCACCGCCGAGGTGGACGCGGCCGTGGCCGCCGCCCGTCGCGCCTTCGACACCGGTCCGTGGCCGCGCCTGGCGCCTGCCGAGCGGGGTCGGGCGCTGCTGCGGATGGCCGAGGTGCTCCAGGAGCGACGCGAGGAACTGGCGCTCACCGTCAGTCTGGAGATGGGCAAGCCCATCACGGACGCGTACGAGATCGAGCTGCGTGCCCTCATCAACACCTTCCGCTGGTACGGGCAGTTGGCGGACAAGCTGACCGACGAGTCACCGCACACCGCCCCGGACTGTCTCGCCCTGATCACCCGGGAGCCGGCCGGGGTGGTCGGCGCGGTCGTTCCCTGGAACTTCCCGCTGACGTTGGCGGGTTGGAAGGTCGCCCCGGCGCTGGCCGCGGGCTGCACGGTCGTACTGAAGCCGTCGGAGAACTCACCCCTGTCCGCGCTGCTCCTCGGCCGGATCGCGACCGAGGCCGGGCTTCCCCCGGGCGTACTCAATGTGGTCAACGGCAACGGGCCGGTCGCGGGGCGGGCGCTGGGCCTCCATCCCGGCGTCGACGTCCTGGCCTTCACCGGGTCCACGGCCGTCGGACGCCACTTCCTGCGTTACGCCGCCGACTCCAACCTCAAGCGCGTCTGGCTGGAGTTGGGCGGCAAGTCGCCCAACATCATCCTCCCGGACGCCCCCGACCTCGAGAAGGCCGCCGCCACCGCCGCCTGGGGCATCTTCTTCAACCAGGGCGAGATGTGCACCGCCCCCTCCCGGCTGCTGGTCCACTCATCGATCGCCGAACGTGTCACGGAGACGATCGTCCGGCGCGCCCGCGAGCTGCGCATCGGCGACCCGCTCGACCCCGCCACCGAGATGGGTGCCCTGGTCGGCGAGGACCACCTGGGGCGCGTACAGGACCACATCGGTACGGGTCTGGCCGAAGGTGCCCGCCTGCTCACGGGCGGCTCCCGCACCCTTGCCGACACCGGCGGCAGCTACTTGGAGCCGACCGTCTTCGACCACGTCGACCCCGGTATGAGGCTGGCCCGCGAGGAGATCTTCGGCCCGGTGCTGTCCGTGCTCGCCTTCGACGACCTGGACGAGGCGGTACGGCTGGCCAACGCCACCGAGTACGGCCTCGCCGCCGGCCTGTGGACCTCGGACCTGTCCACCGCGCACAAGGTCTCCCGGGCGTTGCGGGCGGGCACGGTGTGGGTCAACTGCTACGAGGAGGGCGACCTGACCGTCCCCTTCGGCGGCATGAAGCAGTCCGGCAACGGACGGGACAAGTCCGCCCACGCCCTGGAGAAGTACACCGAGCTCAAGACCACCTGGATCCAGCTGTGA
- a CDS encoding gamma-glutamyl-gamma-aminobutyrate hydrolase family protein, whose translation MTRTPVTPVRPLIAVPARFSATTSALRYAAEVNARALIEAVWRAGGEPASIHPASGDVASRLARFDGILLPGGGDLAPYHYGAQGVHASVYDVDDLQDAFDLEVARQALDVGLPVLAVCRGLQVVNVALGGTLEQDMGGPEREHRHVVHPVAIQRGTLLEQATGVAKTEASCYHHQRVDRLGAGLTVSARAADGTVEGLEHPGLHGWFTAVQWHPEDTAHEDPAQQGLFDALVRAARDRH comes from the coding sequence GTGACCCGCACTCCTGTCACCCCTGTACGTCCCCTGATCGCCGTCCCCGCCCGCTTCTCCGCGACGACCTCCGCGCTGCGGTACGCCGCCGAGGTCAACGCCCGCGCTCTGATCGAGGCCGTCTGGCGGGCCGGAGGCGAACCGGCGAGCATCCACCCGGCGTCCGGAGACGTAGCATCCCGCCTGGCCCGCTTCGACGGCATCCTGCTCCCCGGCGGCGGAGACCTCGCCCCGTACCACTACGGCGCGCAAGGTGTTCATGCCAGCGTCTACGACGTCGACGACCTCCAGGACGCCTTCGACCTCGAAGTCGCCCGTCAGGCACTCGACGTGGGCCTCCCCGTGCTGGCGGTCTGCCGCGGCCTCCAGGTCGTCAACGTCGCCCTGGGCGGCACCCTCGAACAGGACATGGGCGGCCCCGAGCGCGAACACCGGCACGTCGTGCACCCGGTGGCGATCCAACGCGGCACCCTGCTGGAGCAGGCCACCGGCGTGGCGAAGACGGAGGCGTCCTGCTACCACCATCAGCGGGTGGACCGCCTCGGCGCGGGACTCACGGTCAGCGCGCGTGCCGCCGACGGAACCGTCGAGGGACTCGAACACCCGGGCCTCCACGGATGGTTCACCGCCGTCCAGTGGCACCCGGAGGACACCGCCCACGAAGACCCCGCACAGCAGGGCCTCTTCGACGCCTTGGTGCGAGCTGCCCGCGACAGACACTGA